The genomic DNA CTCGGCTCACGAAGAAGCTGGCGACCGAAAAAATGCCGTCGATCGGCTCGCCCCGTCCTACCCGGTCCTCGAGGCCGAACATGTAGGCATCGATCACACGCGCGTGAGCTTCGAGGGAAAAGAGGAGAGTGATGTTGACGTTGACTCCGCGGCCAATGAGCTCACGGACGGCAATCGCGCCTTGGTCGGTGCCCGGAATCTTGACCATCACGTTCGGCCGGTCGACAGTCTTCCACAGCCGGCAGGCTTCGTCGACGCTCGTACGGGAATCGTTGGCGACTCCGGGCGACACTTCGATCGACACGTAACCGTCGCCCCCGCGCGTCCTCTGGTAAACGCCGCCGAAGATGTCACAGGCGCGCTGGACGTCCGTGGTTTCCACAAGCTCGAAAAGCTGCTCCGGCGTCAGACCAGGGTCGGCAGAGAGGAGCTGATCATCGTAGTCCGACCCTTCGGACAGTGCTTTCTCGAAGATTGTCGGGTTCGACGTCATGCCCGTCAGGGCGTCCTCACGGACGCGGCGCTCGAGGTCGCCGTTATGGAGCATCTTCCGGTCGATGTTATCGAGCCAGATTGACTGACCGAGATCCTGGAGCTGCTGCAGGCGATTGTTCGACATCGGCGCTTCCCTCCTTTCGGTCAATTTAGCGGAGGAGGCGGCGAGCCGCTTCGGCTCACTCCGATGGCGGCGGCAGACCTGCGAGACCTCTCACCCCGAGATATGATCGACATCCAGTCGTTCATCTGGGTGCAGGGCTCAGATGAATACGAGGAATAACGCGGCGAATTGCATCCAATGGACGCCTTCGGGAGTATTAGCAATGACGGGTATTCAATCCCTGTGACACGAGCCACCCCCGATTCCCGCGCACGTCCCGAGGCCCACGTATGACACGCATTACGAATCGACTCGGATACATCGCTATCGCCGGCGCCATGATACTCTCGTTTGCACCGGTTACGTCTCTTGGGGCACAGAGCGGCGTCGCATCACTGACCGCTCGGCGCCCGCTCAAGAAGGGCGATCCAGAGCTCAAGAAGATCCTCACGCCGATTCAGTACGCGGTGACGCAGCGCGACGCGACCGAGACGCCGTTTCGCAACGAGTACTGGGACAATCACGAGCCGGGCATCTACGTCGATGTCGTATCCGGCGAGCCGCTGTTCAGCTCACTCGACAAGTACGAGTCGGGGACGGGTTGGCCGAGCTTCACGCGGCCGCTCGAGACAAAGAATATCCGAACGAAGACTGACCGCACTCTGTTCATGGAACGCATCGAGGTCCGCTCGGCAGGCGCGAACTCGCACCTCGGGCATCTCTTTGACGACGGTCCCGCACCGGCAGGTCTTCGCTATTGCATGAACTCGGCGGCGATGCGGTTCATCCCGGTGGCGCGGCTCGCGGCCGAGGGCTATGGCAAGTACCTGTCTCTGTTTCAGAAGCAGGTAAAAAAGGCTGGCAAGTAGGGGTGTTTGCGTCGTTCACCGGCCCGCACGGAGAAAAAGCGGCGAATCGACGCGACGTCGCATGGAAGGATCGCCCCACAGGCTAGCCAGATCAGACTCGAGCTGCTCGACAGCCGCGGTTCCGTGCTCGGCCACGTATCGCGCGGTTGCTGACCATGTGCGGACGTATCCCACCAGCTCGACTAGCGTGGATTCCCTGGTCAGCGTCATTCGCGGAGTGGAGACTTCATCGAACGGAAACGGAACCGTGGCGTACCCCTCGAGTACCAGGCAGCGCTCGGGTAGCCAGTAGCTTTCGATCGTTCCTCGATTGAAGCGGTGGAGGATTTCCTGCAGCTCCGGGGTGTCGAGCACGGCATCGCCGTAACACCAGACGGCAATAGCGCCCCCCGGAGCCAGAACCCGCCTTACTTCAGCGAAGAACGGTTCAGGGTCGAGCCAGTGGAGCGCCTGCGCGACCGTTACGAGGTCGACTGACTGGTCAGGGAGCCCGCTCGCATCGGCCCGAGCGACGCGATACTCGATACCAGGCAAGGCCTCGGCTCGCACGATCTGTTCGGGGCTCGCGTCGGTTGCGACAACGCGGTCGAAATGGGCAGCAAGTCCACGAGCCGCCTGGCCATTTCCGGTGGCGCAATCCAGGGCAACTCTACGGAATCGGGGAAGCCCTGCGATAAACTCGAACAGCTCTTTCGGATACTCCGGCCGGTAGATCGCGTAAAGGCCGGCGCGGTCCGAGAAATGATCCTTGAAGCTCAGAAGTCCCGAGTTCGCATTTCCTTGAAGAACCGGTCGGCGCGATCGCGCTCCTTCAGGGTCTCCTCGTCAACCGGAATATCCGAGAGGTTCTTGTCGTACTTCTTCCCGAATCCCTTGGGAATGGAGGAAGTCGTGCCTGACTTTGCCGCGTTCTTTCTGGCAAGTGCAGCGAGCTTGCGTTTGTCCATGACCGATTCCGCGTTCGGTGTGTGATTGCGATGACGACATTAAAGGTAGCGAGTCGTCGAGACACGTCCACAGATTCAGCTTGTCTGAAACTGATGAACTTTCGGGGGAACTTTGAATCGCACGAGTAGACGACTGATCCTGCTCGCGGCCACAATCGTTGCGGGTTGTGGCGGACCGTCGGAGCCAACTGCTGGGTGTGCGCGCTACCCGCACTCCGAGTAGCCGCAGACGTGACACTTGGCGCAGCCTTCGGCGAACTCCATGGACGATCCGCAGTCGGGACACGTGCCGATGAAAGTCTCGCCGCCGGTCACCTTCTCGAACTCGTACTGCGCCTGCGACCCAGCTGAGTCGCTCGCGCCAGGGGTGCCGGGTGCGGCCGAAACCACCGGGGTGCCGTCGGGTGGCGTCTGCGCCCTCAGAAGCTCCTGCTGAATTCCCTGCTTCTCGCGCATCCAGTCCTCGAGGGCGATGCCGATTGCATCGGGAACGGAGAGAACCTTGTTCGGCCCCAGGCCCACGGCGCGGTCGGAGCTGATGCCGCGAAGCTGGCGGTGAATGGCCTGGATCGAGATGCCGGAGCGAAGCCCGAGTGAGATCAGCCGGCCAATGGCCTCCACGTCGGCCATCGCCGCGCCGCCGGCTTTGCCCAGATTGATGAACACTTCGAATGGTTGTCCGCGATCATCCTCGGTGATGTGAATGAACATCGTGCCGAGTGGAGTCTCCTTGCGGATGGAAGTGCCGCGCAGCGCGTCGGGCCGCGCGCGCTTCTGCCTGCGCTGGAGGTTTTCCGCCTCCACCTCGAAGAGCTGCTTCTTCAGGCGTTCGATCTCGGCGTCGAGCTCGGCGATGGTTCCCTTCAGATCACCGACTTCACCACGGCTTGCAGCAGCTGATCCGTCGGCCGGGCCTCCTCGCTCGGCTTTGGCCTTGTCGGTTGCACCCGTCGAAAGAACCTGATTGTCGCGCGACCCGTCGCGGTAGACAGTCACACCCTTGCACTTGAGCTCGTACGCCAGCTCGTAGATCGCGCGCACATCGTCGGGCGTCGCGGTGTGCGGGAAGTTCGTCGTCTTGGAGATGGCGGAATCGCAGTGCTCCTGGAAAGCAGCCTGCATTCTGACGTGCCACTCGGGAGTGATGTCATGCGCAGTGACGAACACGCGCTGCCACTTCTCGGGCACCTCGTCGAAATGGATGTGTCCCTGCTTGGCGATCTTCTCGATGAGCTCGTCGGAGTACCACCCTTCGCGCTTTGCGATCGCGAGAAAGTCCTCATTCACGTCCGGCATCATCACGCCGGCCTGGTTCCGCATGAACGCAACGGCGAAAAGGGGCTCGATTCCGGAGGAGCACCCCGCAATGATCGAGATCGTCCCCGTCGGCGCGACGGTGTTGACGTTGCAGTTGCGCAGCATCTGCATAGGACGGATCCGCTCGCGGGCGGGCCCGCGGGCACAGGTCTCGTCCGGCCCCCAGATGGAGCGTGCCCACTCGGGGAACGGACCGCGCTCGTCGGCCAGCCTCTCGCTCTCGCGCTTCGATTCGGTGTCCACAAACTGCTGGAGCTTGCGGCCAAACTCGACGCCCTCATCAGTATTGTATGGGATCCCAAGCTTTACGAGCGCATCCGCGAAACCCATCACCCCGAACCCGATGCGACGGATACGCTTGGAAAGCGCGTCGATCTCGGGAAGCGGATACTTGTTGACGTCGATGATGTTGTCGAGGAAGCGCACCGAGAGATGGATGTCACGGGCAAAAGCCGGCCAATCCATCGCCCCTTCCTTCACGTAGCAGCCGACGTTGATGGAGCCGAGGTTGCAGACGTCGTACGGAAGGAGCGGCTGCTCGCCGCAAGGGTTCGTCGCCTCGTACTGCCCTACGTGCGGCACCGGATTGTGACGGTTTGCTTCGTCGATGAAGAAGCAGCCAGGCTCGCCCGTCCTCCAGGCTCCGTCGATCATCTTGTCCCAGACTGCGCGCGCGTCGAGCTGGCCGGTGACCTTGCCATTGCTCGGGTCTACGAGATCGTAGCTCGTGCCCGCCTGCACTGCCGCCATGAACTTGTCGGTGATGGCGACCGAGATGTTGAAGTTCGTAATCTGCGTCAGGTCTTCCTTGCAGGTGATGAAATCCATGATGTCCGGATGG from Gemmatimonadaceae bacterium includes the following:
- a CDS encoding vitamin B12-dependent ribonucleotide reductase encodes the protein PTLMNAGRPLGQLSACFVLPVEDSLSNGHNGIYDTLRSMALIHQSGGGTGFGFSKLRGKGSMVRSTTGVASGPVSFMKLYDASTDAVKQGGTRRGANMGILRVDHPDIMDFITCKEDLTQITNFNISVAITDKFMAAVQAGTSYDLVDPSNGKVTGQLDARAVWDKMIDGAWRTGEPGCFFIDEANRHNPVPHVGQYEATNPCGEQPLLPYDVCNLGSINVGCYVKEGAMDWPAFARDIHLSVRFLDNIIDVNKYPLPEIDALSKRIRRIGFGVMGFADALVKLGIPYNTDEGVEFGRKLQQFVDTESKRESERLADERGPFPEWARSIWGPDETCARGPARERIRPMQMLRNCNVNTVAPTGTISIIAGCSSGIEPLFAVAFMRNQAGVMMPDVNEDFLAIAKREGWYSDELIEKIAKQGHIHFDEVPEKWQRVFVTAHDITPEWHVRMQAAFQEHCDSAISKTTNFPHTATPDDVRAIYELAYELKCKGVTVYRDGSRDNQVLSTGATDKAKAERGGPADGSAAASRGEVGDLKGTIAELDAEIERLKKQLFEVEAENLQRRQKRARPDALRGTSIRKETPLGTMFIHITEDDRGQPFEVFINLGKAGGAAMADVEAIGRLISLGLRSGISIQAIHRQLRGISSDRAVGLGPNKVLSVPDAIGIALEDWMREKQGIQQELLRAQTPPDGTPVVSAAPGTPGASDSAGSQAQYEFEKVTGGETFIGTCPDCGSSMEFAEGCAKCHVCGYSECG
- a CDS encoding methyltransferase domain-containing protein gives rise to the protein MSFKDHFSDRAGLYAIYRPEYPKELFEFIAGLPRFRRVALDCATGNGQAARGLAAHFDRVVATDASPEQIVRAEALPGIEYRVARADASGLPDQSVDLVTVAQALHWLDPEPFFAEVRRVLAPGGAIAVWCYGDAVLDTPELQEILHRFNRGTIESYWLPERCLVLEGYATVPFPFDEVSTPRMTLTRESTLVELVGYVRTWSATARYVAEHGTAAVEQLESDLASLWGDPSMRRRVDSPLFLRAGR
- the tal gene encoding transaldolase — protein: MSNNRLQQLQDLGQSIWLDNIDRKMLHNGDLERRVREDALTGMTSNPTIFEKALSEGSDYDDQLLSADPGLTPEQLFELVETTDVQRACDIFGGVYQRTRGGDGYVSIEVSPGVANDSRTSVDEACRLWKTVDRPNVMVKIPGTDQGAIAVRELIGRGVNVNITLLFSLEAHARVIDAYMFGLEDRVGRGEPIDGIFSVASFFVSRVDTEVDKRLDAMIKNAKPDDADRLRLLKGRAAIANAKLAYRLFTERFAEERWKTLAEKGGRVQQPLWASTGVKNPEYRDVIYVEDLIGPNTVNTMPPKLIDAFRDHGVVERSVDKRLGAAEGLLREVEAVGISMKDVTDTLLREGLASFQKSFDSLTAGIARKMSALVPTSK
- the msrB gene encoding peptide-methionine (R)-S-oxide reductase MsrB, which encodes MTRITNRLGYIAIAGAMILSFAPVTSLGAQSGVASLTARRPLKKGDPELKKILTPIQYAVTQRDATETPFRNEYWDNHEPGIYVDVVSGEPLFSSLDKYESGTGWPSFTRPLETKNIRTKTDRTLFMERIEVRSAGANSHLGHLFDDGPAPAGLRYCMNSAAMRFIPVARLAAEGYGKYLSLFQKQVKKAGK